One genomic segment of Vespa velutina chromosome 10, iVesVel2.1, whole genome shotgun sequence includes these proteins:
- the LOC124952053 gene encoding protein unc-79 homolog: MGTKFAAYTLKLTNLNEYYQRLLHGGQPLPSGTDMANTVKHLSQTLLSVLKEAREAPLEMIKSQKFDSERMALYPNLDYKQLYNALTQLMDVIPLIHIGLQAFGQALLQCLACLLPFLEHDLIDNMPYLAASSISVLPMELHQDIVNYLCFYILPFTITRKTEDGNENSSSQSIAAVIMMIFQYSNNPAHHCQLLECLMTLKPGVVKDILCVIAYGTAPARASAAKLLFYYWPSFNPNLFDRRAVLVKFANDLSPFVCQRDSCPNAGNAEAGKVCYDHRISITFATESPPPLYLCIECANEIHREHPNQMFYDILHPMQQVSMVCENKNCRASDKSAISVCFSTECASYNGNHPIRYCQQCHNIRHNNRRGGDHIYHMALPHISQLDAQTRTYLVQAIVSLLKEAEPLSMDSNRDISEISTNKGSTGFPGSSGGGGGSSGISGGGSGGGSGGGLGSSNFSGAGGSGQCDPTTLEERQLLGRYGVWLLVGLCTPNQDTPIEILGRLLSMLFHWFHVTAYSFDGTKKSLMHLIFSVGQAESALEKLKTEYVCGWLSKVMKTHYDVFISCLLPHPADYVRVGGHWETLASRTSHLKDGLNRLFCLVPYEVITTDVWDYVMPHWMEAMVNDVPEHELHELKMILCKILDPDMSPLGFDAKKMYNFVAKRFINTSPKVQEQALNWLQTLTMLEIMIPLCQLFSMFSDGVAVMGKMNTTESEEKPNKAMKTTEGDNTIFVENESGKSTPLSDDAIPTPRHMEFNTNAELNLSCCILMLDILLKQMELQDVDKHTGINSSVCKNACHLMKSIVASNWNNCHICNSKNECSYCESRVIWHQLCLQLVTYMAPENPAYPPDTVVDETVEDHGRKGSPESTRKSDSKPDVVINMPVPELHSVGGVLVHMPHFFEQIMTATVETVSEQLDLAAIMPAEKVMSAVARAVTLSDTDVATATVSVAKPHLIGENDQPLNCSPENELDDFWQTSVGKFRFSIDELPEQLQYIHKLLKEIQTIDKADILYYMLQCLNVMCLYGDAFNTAVKDHQGFFIWCQENLLIRNLWELLNAEYSHIAEVTVPLLLHCVTLPCGTDTFCRLIKEEFHNSDWRIRFLAVERITLIARFMDSTPLRNVLSLQAALAIAFCYLITSMDDSNVYVAQRATLYLGTIHDTAVRSLILCLETQFDLVIEDRPMVLQSLYQLHNCLSDRRILTWEFFLNRFDAVFLEAQINLEKSGDIVYLRDLRNTDLNSEVFIKKLHRAHEALSQSDGSGTSSVKTLSANFGTKWPYKRTMSAPASMIPRQDTKQEKEKVYSRQYSAPILKRKSSRFGLGQLLGPTPPNNSISDGHVHSLNMVDEGGTLPSYTHKIVDFEEADKETIHLLVFLLMQFLSRQDQAYPTDEKPLSKTQGIVLRHLYLLLGYNQTERTFHISPQRLRLSPVFNVFVANLPQLLDQNHVMGWVMTPPVLAILQHCPCPPQGVPPTDHQQPTYSLWYLEPHIRRSWLMSLLVILYKCQYSQQPWCNQLQALIKIVLNTLDAQHHQCKRIPATVVMGGPPSRSRDVSQPSLGVDHDLTASAMGEFDSESPPMRTPLISVHQRSPGAIHSQSLAMETHWEESGPPCRYTNKHSSCSINADDTESELAAIPESPKSDSTLHGSSGGSLGELEESTAVVTRSASIHGAKTSTTGDIIGKIEVNHSNRLKSGMPAARPTWFLGNEDDTHQANKFGTQKKWSVHEGVKMMVTSTFLGGQHESSKQPSMSKVAITEDKGQLHFNGDNTSARPFGLSSAFAVATSISHIQRYEPPIEKALPSVPKMTDSPNSKQLGRQKHVEQPTTIVSPVSPCQAITVTSSDQSSSPAMSSISSQITSTENGQHASWLGSPQFPMTTPTIERLLPIGTTTRLTASRAPQRVLRCEDAYGSPESPLSKMDVLTVSSSFEQDSETCMSSDVTSPRSISQLEFPMPERLLPVGPQRDISRLAERVRQALGVPDIDDTNRKNNDVKDEAISSLKQDSITSENMSTSLMPTSNEIHSSRSASPRKLIKQVALESPPPAVEGTDFNSRIFEHEKKTKSKDQIRIQRDKGRKVGTTAPDIAFTRHMNSWSGPQIQSNLDYVSQQAYHANFNLKQSLFRIGDDCVYDRCSDCGTIKEEYSDEELGLCIIILGTFIHREPSLAAPLLPEILSVVTKVALHAMYPWQSETNMHLPGGAISVAHQFLRCVLHQLAPNGIFMQMFQTHLNESTRMQFFKSVAQALVDFNELNPIAPLQLLLETLNAKKSLPVERLPVILHNIACYLDCLPLEAGLGPGAATWSGLLAQFDGLFRRLVLMLSSIEDSLPLLRIMISVLKVPGIQQSKGLLDPFSKVLSYAIQNSTLKYSYLIDLCYLCHRGFTRDRDKHFLGRTIVFELIQVIKFKTTIPDSNLLLLLHFVLQDVGGALPNTVAMEQIQNDVSSIYNTNASDSLRSQLFEVLDFLADFHTLSKIKSYNKGLQVGLNEDTLGGMLKCGLAQYVAIEITKGNNRENRAVGRYLSWLSSAPSMIQQGAREYVDCIGHIRLLSWLLLGSLTHSAMFAGNSNTHSHGSPISFVQPIPQELSCHVADHIEVIFSAFPEQSKASVLHMSSLFNAFILCQLWTMYLEELSKNNPPNSESQNVTMNTLLEFWGKITPCILKLVSCSKIPPEMVNLHFLSLLEALLECGSIVLSKLLPLWSPILFFHHTQLPGHLQVRLQNCRDFPPTRMSEHFVSIRRESNAILLRWLHRLQFKMGQIEMQSSTATQFYSI, translated from the exons atGGGAACAAAGTTTGCAGCGT atactttaaaattaaccaatttaaatgaatattatcaaaGGCTTCTTCACGGTGGTCAACCGCTTCCATCTGGTACTGATATGGCCAATACCGTAAAGCACTTGTCGCAAACTTTGTTAT CTGTATTGAAAGAAGCCAGAGAAGCACCATTGGAAATGATCAAGTCGCAAAAATTTGATTCTGAACGCATGGCTCTTTATCCTAATTTGGATTATAAACAATTGTATAATGCTTTGACTCAGCTGATGGATGTTATTCCTTTGATCCATATTGGTTTACAAG cCTTTGGACAAGCTTTGTTACAATGTCTGGCTTGCCTTTTACCATTTCTTGAACATGATCTGATCGATAATATGCCATATTTAGCGGCAAGTTCTATCTCTGTTTTACCGATGGAACTTCATCAagatatcgttaattatttatgtttttatattctacCATTTACAATAA CAAGAAAAACCGAAGATGGTAATGAAAATTCTTCCAGTCAATCCATTGCGGCagtgataatgatgatttttCAATACTCTAATAATCCAG CACATCACTGTCAATTACTGGAATGTTTAATGACGTTGAAGCCAGGAGTAGTTAAGGATATATTGTGCGTGATCGCTTATGGCACCGCACCAGCAAGAGCATCCGctgcaaaattattattttactattgGCCTTCGTTCAATCCAAATTTATTTGATCGTCGAGCGGTTTTAGTTAAATTCGCAA ATgatctttctcctttcgtatGTCAGAGAGATTCTTGTCCAAACGCTGGCAATGCCGAAGCAGGAAAGGTTTGTTACGACCATAGAATTTCGATTACTTTCGCTACCgaatcaccaccaccactttATCTTTGTATCGAATGTGCTAACGAGATTCATCGTGAACATCCAAATCAAATGTTTTACGACATATTACATCCGATGCAACAGGTGTCAATGGTTTGTGAAAacaag AATTGTAGAGCATCGGACAAGTCGGCGATCAGCGTTTGCTTTTCAACGGAATGTGCAAGTTATAATGGAAATCATCCAATTCGTTATTGTCAGCAATGTCACAATATTCGGCACAATAATCGTCGTGGTGGTGATCACATTTATCATATGGCTCTGCCACATATCTCACAACTCGACGCTCAAACCCGAACTTATTTGGTTCAAGCTATCGTCAG CCTGCTCAAGGAAGCTGAACCGCTAAGTATGGATAGTAACCGCGACATCTCAGAAATAAGTACTAATAAGGGCAGCACAGGATTCCCAGGAAGcagtggcggtggtggtggcagTAGCGGCATTAGCGGAGGTGGTTCTGGAGGTGGTAGCGGTGGCGGTCTTGGAAGTAGTAACTTTTCTGGAGCTGGTGGATCGGGTCAATGCGATCCTACAACACTCGAGGAGAGACAACTTTTAGGAAGATATGGCGTTTGGCTACTCGTGGGACTTTGTACCCCGAACCAGGATACTCCGATCGAAATACTCGGGCGTTTATTGTCAATGCTATTTCATTGGTTTCATGTCACTGCCTACTCTTTCGATGGTACTAAAAAAAGCCTTATGCACCTTATCTTTTCTGTTG GCCAAGCTGAAAGTGCGCTTGAAAAACTAAAGACCGAGTATGTCTGTGGTTGGCTATCTAAAGTTATGAAAACCCATTACGATGTCTTCATTTCCTGCCTTTTACCACATCCAGCTGATTACGTTAGAGTCGGAGGTCATTG GGAGACTTTGGCCTCGAGAACGTCACATTTGAAAGATGGTTTAAATCGACTTTTTTGCTTAGTTCCTTACGAGGTAATCACAACCGACGTATGGGATTACGTAATGCCACATTGGATGGAAGCTATGGTTAACGACGTACCGGAACATGAACTTCACGAATTAAAGATGATTCtttg TAAAATTTTGGATCCGGACATGAGTCCATTAGGTTTTGATGCAAAAAAGATGTATAATTTCGTAGCGAAAAGATTCATCAATACCAGCCCAAAAGTGCAAGAACAAGCGCTTAATTGGCTTCAGACTTTGACGATGTTAGAAATTATGATTCCACTATGTCAATTGTTCTCAATGTTCAGTGATGGAGTAGCGGTGATGGGTAAAATGAACACGACAGAATCCGAAGAAAAACCTAATAAAGCTATGAAAACTACTGAAGGTGACAATACGATAT TCGTAGAAAATGAATCAGGCAAATCAACGCCCCTTTCTGATGATGCTATTCCTACCCCAAGACATATGGAATTTAATACCAACGCAGAATTAAACTTATCTTGTTGCATTCTTATGCTCGATATTCTATTAAAGCAG ATGGAACTACAAGACGTTGATAAACACACTGGTATCAACTCCTCGGTCTGTAAAAACGCGTGTCATCTTATGAAATCAATAGTAGCATCGAACTGGAACAATTGTCATATCTGTAACTCTAAAAACGAATGCAGTTATTGTGAATCAAGGGTAATATGGCACCAACTGTGTTTGCAATTGGTCACTTACATGGCTCCAGAAAATCCGGCTTATCCACCAGAC ACGGTAGTCGATGAAACAGTGGAAGATCACGGCCGTAAGGGTTCACCAGAATCTACTAGGAAAAGCGATTCGAAGCCAGATGTTGTCATTAATATGCCAGTTCCAGAATTACACTCCGTTGGCGGTGTCCTCGTTCATATGCCTCAC TTCTTCGAACAGATCATGACAGCCACAGTAGAAACAGTTTCGGAGCAGTTGGATCTTGCGGCTATCATGCCAGCTGAGAAGGTCATGTCTGCCGTAGCACGAGCTGTTACCCTTTCGGATACTGATGTTG ctACGGCAACGGTTAGCGTAGCGAAACCACATCTCATAGGAGAAAACGATCAACCTTTGAACTGTAGTCCGGAAAATGAGCTCGACGATTTTTGGCAAACCTCTGTTGGAAAGTTTCGATTTTCCATCGATGAATTACCCGAACAGTTgcaatatatacacaaacttCTTAAG GAGATTCAGACTATCGACAAAGCCGACATTTTGTATTACATGTTGCAATGTTTAAATGTTATGTGTTTGTATGGGGATGCATTTAATACGGCGGTTAAGGATCATCAAGGCTTTTTCATTTGGTgtcaagaaaatttattgataagaAA ttTGTGGGAACTCTTGAATGCTGAATATTCTCACATAGCTGAAGTAACTGTACCTTTGTTGTTGCATTGTGTGACACTACCATGTGGAACCGATACATTTTGTCGCTTGATCAAAGAAGAATTTCACAATTCTGATTGGCGTATTAGATTTTTAGCAG TGGAAAGAATAACACTGATCGCTAGATTTATGGATTCGACGCCATTACGAAACGTTTTAAGTCTACAAGCTGCATTAGCAATtgctttttgttatttaatcaCCAGTATGGACGATAGCAACGTTTATGTTGCACAAAGAGCTACTCTTTATCTTGGTACAATCCATGATACTGCCGTACGT TCTTTAATTCTTTGCTTGGAAACTCAATTCGACTTAGTGATCGAAGATCGACCAATGGTGTTACAATCGCTGTATCAACTTCACAATTGCTTAAGTGATCGCCGTATCTTAACTTGGGAATTTTTTCTCAATCGTTTTGACGCAGTATTTCTTGAAGCTCAAATCAACTTAGAGAAATCTGGAGACATAGTTTATCTACGTG ATCTCAGAAATACCGATTTAAATAGTGAGGTCTTCATAAAGAAATTACACAGAGCTCACGAAGCGCTTTCTCAATCCGATGGAAGTGGAACAAGTTCCGTAAAAACTCTGAGCGCGAATTTCGGAACAAAGTGGCCATATAAACGAACTATGTCAGCACCCGCATCGATGATCCCCAGGCAGGATACTAAACAAG aaaaggaaaaggtctATAGTCGACAATATTCCGCACCTATTTTGAAGCGCAAGAGCTCCAGATTCGGACTGGGTCAGTTGCTGGGGCCCACCCCTCCTAATAACAGTATTTCAG atGGCCATGTACATTCATTGAATATGGTCGACGAAGGTGGTACTTTACCAAGTTATACGCATAAAATTGTTGATTTTGAAGAAGCTGATAAAGAAACCATTCACctattagtttttcttttaatgcaATTTCTTTCTAGGCAAGATCAA GCATATCCGACAGATGAAAAACCATTATCGAAGACACAGGGAATAGTTTTACGACATTTGTATCTTTTGTTGGGATATAATCAAACAGAACGAACATTTCACATTTCTCCACAACGATTAAG ACTTTCTCCAGTATTCAATGTCTTCGTGGCTAATTTACCACAATTATTAGACCAGAATCATGTAATGGGTTGGGTAATGACACCACCAGTTTTGGCTATATTACAACATTGTCCTTGTCCACCACAAGGTGTTCCTCCGACGGATCATCAACAACCTACATATAGTCTTTGGTATTTAGAACCACATATTAGACGATCTTGGTTGATGTCTCttcttgtaatattatataag TGTCAATACAGTCAACAACCGTGGTGTAATCAATTACAAGCTTTGATAAAAATAGTGTTAAATACACTCGATGCACAGCATCATCAATGTAAGAGAATACCTGCTACAGTGGTAATGGGTGGGCCCCCTTCTAGATCACGtg ATGTATCGCAACCATCTCTTGGAGTAGATCATGATTTGACGGCTAGTGCAATGGGTGAATTTGATAGTGAAAGTCCACCGATGCGTACACCATTGATATCGGTACATCAACGTAGTCCAGGTGCCATTCACAGTCAATCTCTCGCAATGGAAACTCATTGGGAAGAAAGTGGCCCACCTTGTCGCTATACAAACAAACACTCAAG CTGTTCGATCAATGCGGATGATACGGAGTCCGAGCTGGCTGCAATACCAGAGAGTCCAAAATCTGACAGCACCTTGCATGGTAGTAGCGGAGGATCTCTTGGTGAACTGGAGGAAAGTACAGCCGTTGTCACTCGAAGTGCCTCTATACATGGTGCCAAAACATCTACAACCGGTGATATAATTGGAAAAATCGAAGTTAATCATTCGAATCGATTGAAATCCGGAATGCCAGCAGCAAGACCAACTTGGTTTTTAGGAAACGAGGATGATACGCATCAA GCTAATAAATTTGGAACTCAGAAAAAGTGGAGCGTTCACGAAGGTGTCAAAATGATGGTAACAAGTACTTTTCTAGGTGGACAACATGAGTCCTCTAAACAACCATCAATGTCAAAAGTAGCGATAACAGAAGATAAAGGTCAATTACACTTTAACGGAGATAATACATCTGCGAGGCCATTTGGATTGTCTAGTGCTTTTGCTGTAGCTACAAGTATATCTCATATTCAAAG aTACGAACCGCCAATAGAAAAAGCACTTCCTTCTGTACCAAAAATGACAGATTCACCTAACTCCAAACAATTAGGTCGACAAAAACACGTGGAACAGCCAACAACTATAGTATCGCCAGTTTCTCCATGTCAAGCTATTACAGTTACTAGCAGTGATCAATCTAGCTCACCTGCGATGAGTTCTATATCCTCTCAAATTACAAGTACAGAGAATGGACAACATGCCAGTTGGTTGGGAAGCCCACAATTTCCGATGACAACACCGACGATTGAGCGATTATTACCAATTGGTACAACAACTCGACTAACag CTTCAAGAGCTCCCCAGCGTGTATTGCGATGTGAGGATGCATATGGATCTCCGGAATCACCCCTTTCTAAAATGGATGTCTTGACAGTCA GTTCATCATTTGAACAAGACAGTGAAACTTGTATGTCCAGCGATGTTACCAGTCCACGAAGTATTTCTCAACTTGAGTTTCCCATGCCTGAAAGACTTTTACCTGTTGGTCCACAGAGAGACATATCCCGCCTTGCCGAACGTGTTCGACAAGCACTTGGTGTACCTGATATCGATG atactaatagaaaaaataacgatgtCAAGGACGAAGCAATTTCTTCCTTAAAGCAAGACAGCATTACATCAGAAAACATG tctACCTCACTTATGCCAACATCAAATGAAATACATTCGAGTAGATCAGCAAGTCCTCGAAAATTAATCAAGCAAGTAGCTTTAGAATCACCTCCTCCAGCAGTCGAGGGAACAGATTTTAATTCACGAATATTCgaacacgaaaaaaaaactaaatcaAAAGATCAGATACGCATACAAAGAGATAAGGGTCGGAAAGTAGGAACGACAGCTCCAGATATAGCGTTTACAAGACATATGAATTCATG GTCTGGACCACAAATACAATCAAATTTAGATTATGTATCTCAACAAGCATATCatgcaaattttaatttaaaacaaagTTTATTTCGCATTGGTGATGACTGTGTGTATGATag ATGCTCTGATTGTGGAactataaaagaagaatactcTGATGAAGAACTTGGTCtttgtatcattattttagGAACATTCATACATCGTGAACCATCTTTAGCTGCACCTCTTCTACCAGAAATTCTTAGTGTAGTAACAAA AGTGGCATTACATGCAATGTATCCGTGGCAGAGCGAAACTAACATGCATCTACCTGGTGGTGCGATTAGTGTGGCTCATCAATTTCTAAGATGTGTCCTTCATCAACTAGCGCCTAATGGAATATTCATGCAAATGTTCCAAACACATCTTAATG AATCTACACGAATGCAGTTCTTCAAAAGTGTTGCACAAGCTTTAgtcgattttaatgaattgAATCCAATAGCACCTTTACAGTTATTGTTagag aCTCTAAATGCAAAGAAGTCTCTACCAGTGGAACGTTTACCAGTAATACTTCACAACATAGCTTGTTATTTAGATTGCTTACCATTGGAAGCAGGTTTAGGTCCTGGGGCAGCAACATGGAGTGGATTATTAGCACAATTCGATGGATTATTTCGTAGGCTTGTATTAATGCTCTCATCTATTGAGGACTCTTTGCCATTATTACGAATTATGATTTCTGTATTAAAAGTTCCAGGCATACAACAGTCAAAA ggATTGTTGGATCCATTTTCAAAAGTATTAAGCTATGCTATACAGAATTCTACATTGAAGTACAGTTATTTGATAGATTTGTGCTATCTTTGTCATAGAGGATTTACCCGCGATAGAGATAAACATTTCTTGGGCAGAACTATAGTGTTTGAATTAATTcaagttataaaatttaaaacaaCAATACCAGATTccaatttattactattacttcaCTTTGTACTTCAG GACGTAGGAGGTGCTTTACCTAATACTGTTGCTATGGAACAGATTCAAAATGATGTTTCTTCAATTTATAACACTAATGCGTCGGATTCGTTAAGAAGTCAATTATTCGAAGTTCTTGACTTTTTAGCAGATTTTCATACCCTCAGTAAGATCaag AGTTATAATAAAGGATTACAAGTTGGTTTAAATGAAGATACGTTAGGTGGAATGCTGAAATGCGGTTTAGCACAATATGTTGCAATAGAAATTACCAAaggaaataatagagaaaacaGAGCTGTAGGACGATATTTATCATGGCTTTCTAGTGCACCATCTATGATACAGCAAGg gGCTCGTGAGTATGTGGATTGTATTGGACATATCAGATTATTATCATGGTTGTTATTAGGGTCTCTTACGCATTCAGCAATGTTTGCTGGTAATAGTAACACTCACAGTCATGGATCTCCAATTTCATTTGTACAACCAATACCACAGGAATTGTCTTGTCATGTAGCAGATCATATAGAAGTAATTTTTTCAGCATTTCCTGAACAATCCAAAGCATCTGTGCTTCATATGTCATCTTTATTTAATGCATTTATTCTTTGTCAG ttatggACAATGTATCTGGAAGAGCTATCGAAAAATAATCCACCAAACAGTGAGAGTCAGAATGTTACTATGAATACCCTCCTAGAATTTTGGGGAAAAATTACACCATGTATTCTTAAACTGGTCTCTTGTTCAAAAATT CCTCCAGAAATGGTAAATCTACATTTTCTGAGTCTTTTGGAAGCTCTTTTAGAATGCGGTTCCATTGTATTAAGTAAACTATTACCTCTTTGGAgtcccattttattttttcatcatacACAG ttaCCAGGGCATTTACAAGTACGATTACAAAACTGTCGTGATTTTCCACCAACTAGAATGTCTGAACATTTTGTTTCAATTAGACGAGAATCAAACGCGATACTTTTACGATGGTTACACCGACTACAGTTTAAGATGGGTCAAATAGAAATGCAATCTTCAACAGCAACACAATTTTACTCTAtctaa